A region of Esox lucius isolate fEsoLuc1 chromosome 3, fEsoLuc1.pri, whole genome shotgun sequence DNA encodes the following proteins:
- the LOC105024484 gene encoding ras-related protein Rab-11B, which translates to MGNRDDEYDFLFKVVLIGDSGVGKSNLLSRFTRNEFNLESKSTIGVEFATRSIQVDGKTIKAQIWDTAGQERYRAITSAYYRGAVGALLVYDIAKHLTYENVERWLKELRDHADNNIVIMLVGNKSDLRHLRAVPTDEARAFAEKNNLSFIETSALDSTNVEEAFKNILTEIYRIVSQKQIAERSAHDESPGNNVVDISVPPTMDQKGNKLQCCQNL; encoded by the exons ATGGGGAACAGAGACGATGAATACGATTTCTTGTTCAAAG TCGTGTTAATCGGAGACTCGGGCGTCGGAAAGAGTAACTTGCTCTCTCGGTTCACACGAAATGAATTCAACCTTGAGAGTAAGAGTACCATCGGGGTGGAGTTTGCCACCCGCAGCATCCAGGTAGATGGGAAGACCATAAAGGCTCAGATATGGGACACGGCTGGACAAGAACGTTACAGAGCCATCACCTCTGC CTACTACAGAGGGGCTGTGGGGGCTCTCCTAGTGTACGACATCGCCAAGCATCTGACCTATGAGAACGTGGAGCGTTGGCTGAAGGAGCTGCGGGACCACGCCGATAACAACATCGTCATCATGCTGGTGGGCAACAAGAGCGACCTGCGCCACCTCAGGGCGGTACCCACGGACGAGGCCAGGGCTTTTGCAG AGAAGAACAACCTATCGTTTATTGAAACCTCTGCCTTGGATTCGACTAATGTAGAGGAAGCTTTCAAGAATATTCTTACAG AAATCTATCGCATTGTATCGCAGAAGCAGATCGCCGAACGATCCGCCCATGATGAGTCCCCTGGAAACAATGTGGTGGACATAAGTGTTCCACCCACCATGGACCAGAAAGGGAACAAACTGCAGTGTTGCCAGAACCTGTAA
- the LOC105024468 gene encoding mitochondrial import inner membrane translocase subunit TIM44 — protein MAASLCRCYELVGRRLVLLPPRALVSSFHRGDAYRINGSPTVPVQVRYASEQPRRKGFFGEFVENLRQEFGKDSEMKENIKKFREEAKRLEESDALQQARRKFKTIESETVKTSQVFKKTLGTLSETVKESLEEVTRSDLGKKIKEGVEEAAKTARHSAESVSKGGEKLGATSAFRAISQGMESVKREIDVGDDGTYKAPTRLRKRTEFSSKGGENDNRVFEANEEDMGVVLHKDAKWYGQWKDFKDNNMVFNRFFEMKMKYDESDNALIRASRAVTDRVTDLLGGLFSKTEMSEVLTEILKADPSFDKEAFLKQCEKDIIPNILEAMIRGELEVLKDWCYEATYSQLAHPIQQARSLGLMFQSKVLDIDNIDLAMGKIMDQGPVLIITFQAQVVMVIRSPKGDLVEGDPEKVLRMMYVWALCRDQEELNPDAAWRLLDISASSTEQAL, from the exons ATGGCAGCCTCCTTGTGTCGGTGTTATGAG CTGGTAGGAAGACGTCTTGTCCTCTTGCCACCTCGGGCTCTAGTGTCCTCATTCCACAGAGGAGATGCCTACAGGATAAATGGGTCTCCAACTGTCCCGGTGCAG GTACGATATGCATCAGAACAGCCTAGGCGGAAAGGTTTCTTCGGCGAATTTGTGGAGAACCTGAGGCAGGAGTTTGGGAAGGACAGTGAGATGAAGGAGAACATCAAAAAGTTCAGAGAGGAGGCCAAGAGGCTGGAGGAGTCTGATGCACTGCAACAGGCCCGGAGGAAATTT aAAACAATTGAGTCGGAGACGGTAAAGACTTCTCAAGTGTTTAAGAAGACCCTGGGGACTCTGTCAGAGACTGTGAAGGAA AGCCTTGAGGAGGTGACCCGTTCAGACCTGGGGAAGAAGATcaaggagggggtggaggaggcGGCCAAGACGGCCAGGCATTCAGCTGAGTCTGTCtcaaagggaggagagaagttAGGCGCGACCAGTGCCTTCAGGGCTATCTCACAG GGCATGGAGTCAGTGAAGAGGGAGATCGATGTGGGGGATGATGGCACGTACAAGGCCCCTACCCGACTGAGGAAGAGGACCGAATTCTCATCCAAAGGAGGGGAGAACGACAACCGCGTGTTTGAGGCCAATGA AGAGGACATGGGTGTGGTTCTGCATAAGGATGCTAAGTGGTATGGACAGTGGAAGGACTTTAAGGACAACAATATGGTTTTCAACA GGTTCTTTgagatgaaaatgaaatatgatGAGAGTGACAACGCCCTTATCAGAGCATCTCGGGCCGTGACCGACCGAGTCACCGATCTACTGG GCGGACTCTTCTCTAAGACTGAGATGTCTGAGGTCCTGACGGAGATCTTGAAAGCAGACCCAAGCTTCGACAAGGAAGCCTTCCTCAAGCAGTGTGAAAAGGACATTATCCCCAACATTTTGGAG GCTATGATCCGTGGGGAACTGGAAGTGCTGAAGGACTGGTGTTATGAAGCT ACATACAGTCAGCTGGCTCACCCCATCCAGCAAGCCAGGTCCCTAGGGCTCATGTTCCAGTCCAAGGTCCTAGATATAGACAACATAGAT TTGGCAATGGGGAAGATCATGGATCAGGGCCCTGTGCTGATCATCACGTTCCAGGCGCAGGTTGTCATGGTGATTCGCAGTCCCAAGGGAGACCTTGTGGAAGGAGATCCT GAGAAAGTGTTAAGGATGATGTACGTTTGGGCCCTGTGTCGGGACCAGGAGGAGCTCAACCCGGATGCTGCCTGGAGACTCCTGGACATCTCCGCCTCCAGCACCGAGCAGGCTCTTTGA
- the LOC105024475 gene encoding E3 ubiquitin-protein ligase MARCHF2 produces the protein MTSSGCCHLPGSLCEYSGSVDLPKEAEEPDAGQAQYVAKVTAKNGRPLSTVVKAVGSQSNEGMCRICHEGASGETLLSPCDCTGTLGKVHKSCLEKWLSSSNTSYCELCHTEFSVERRPQPLTQWLRDPGPRSEKRTLLCDLACFLLITPLAAISGWLCLRGAQDHLTLNNRVQAVGLIALTIALFTIYILWTLVSFRYHCQLYSEWRRTNQKVRLLMPDMKRAHSTQHSVPTKKLTKKGTDETVV, from the exons ATGACTTCGTCGGGCTGCTGTCACCTGCCTGGTTCCTTGTGCGAGTACTCCGGCAGCGTCGATCTGCCTAAGGAGGCGGAGGAGCCTGATGCAGGCCAGGCCCAGTACGTCGCCAAGGTTACAGCCAAAAATGGCCGCCCACTCTCGACGGTCGTCAAAGCTGTGGGCTCACAGAG TAATGAGGGCATGTGTCGGATCTGCCACGAGGGAGCCAGCGGTGAGACGCTGCTCTCCCCTTGTGACTGCACAGGGACCCTGGGTAAGGTGCACAAAAGCTGCCTGGAGAAGTGGCTGTCCTCTTCCAATACCAGCTACTGTGAGCTCTGTCACACTGAGTTCAGCGTCGAACGACGGCCCCAGCCCCTCACCCAG TGGTTGCGGGACCCCGGCCCTCGCAGTGAGAAGCGGACGCTGCTGTGCGACCTGGCCTGCTTTCTGCTCATCACCCCTCTGGCGGCcatctcgggctggctctgtcTGAGGGGAGCCCAAGACCACCTCACCCTCAACAACCGGGTGCAGGCTGTGGGCCTCATTGCCCTCACCATCGCCCTCTTCACCATCTACATCCTCTGGACGTTG GTATCGTTCCGCTACCACTGTCAGCTGTACTCTGAGTGGAGGAGGACCAATCAGAAAGTGCGGCTGCTCATGCCCGACATGAAAAGAGCACACTCGACCCAACATTCCGTGCCGACCAAGAAGTTGACAAAGAAAGGGACGGACGAGACCGTCGTATGA
- the LOC109615190 gene encoding cortexin-1-like: MSDVPTWLDGKHELSSLASAAFPRGPSGAGLMPAAGHADQGVALGFVGLLVLLLLFLIVRCVRILLDPYSSMPAVSWTSDYKDPLDRGQFDYALV; the protein is encoded by the coding sequence ATGTCCGACGTGCCCACCTGGCTGGACGGAAAACACGAACTGTCCTCCCTGGCGTCCGCAGCATTCCCCAGGGGCCCCTCGGGAGCAGGTCTAATGCCTGCCGCAGGCCACGCCGACCAGGGTGTGGCCCTGGGCTTCGTGGGCCTCCTGGTGCTCCTCCTGCTCTTCCTGATAGTGCGCTGCGTCCGCATCCTGTTGGATCCCTACAGCAGCATGCCTGCGGTGTCCTGGACCAGCGACTACAAGGACCCGCTGGATAGGGGCCAGTTCGACTACGCCCTGGTTTAG